A region of Burkholderiales bacterium JOSHI_001 DNA encodes the following proteins:
- a CDS encoding 2-nitropropane dioxygenase-like enzyme (PFAM: 2-nitropropane dioxygenase) translates to MTLQQLLGTRWPLVQAPMAGVQGHALALAVCEAGALGSLPAAMLTLEQLRSELVALQAGTKAPFNVNFFCHTPPTPEAEREAAWRAALAPFYAEAGLDVNALPAGAGRQPFSAEAVRLLAEFKPAVLSFHFGLPAPELLAQVKAWGAKVLASATTVAEARWLVQHGADAVIAQGLEAGGHRGHFLSDDLSEQMGSFALLPQVVKAVDVPVIAAGGIADAPGVAAAMALGAAGVQVGTAYLLCNECSTSAVHRAALVRDSAAHTALTRLFTGRPARGIVNHLMRELGAMSDAAPAFPLATAAIAPLRAWAEARGSGDFSPLWAGQNTRGCRAVPAAQLTRELVRGFAQA, encoded by the coding sequence ATGACGCTGCAGCAGTTGCTGGGCACCCGCTGGCCGCTGGTGCAGGCGCCCATGGCCGGCGTCCAGGGCCATGCGCTGGCGCTGGCGGTGTGCGAAGCCGGCGCGCTGGGCTCGCTGCCGGCGGCCATGCTCACGCTGGAGCAACTGCGGTCGGAGCTGGTTGCACTGCAGGCCGGCACGAAGGCGCCGTTCAACGTGAATTTCTTCTGCCACACGCCGCCCACGCCCGAGGCGGAGCGTGAAGCCGCCTGGCGCGCGGCGCTGGCGCCCTTCTATGCCGAAGCGGGGCTGGATGTGAACGCCCTGCCCGCCGGAGCCGGGCGCCAGCCCTTCAGCGCCGAGGCTGTGCGCTTGCTGGCCGAGTTCAAGCCCGCGGTGCTGAGTTTTCATTTCGGCCTGCCCGCGCCCGAATTGCTGGCCCAGGTGAAGGCCTGGGGCGCCAAAGTGCTGGCCAGTGCCACCACGGTGGCCGAAGCGCGCTGGCTGGTACAGCACGGCGCCGACGCCGTCATTGCGCAGGGCCTGGAAGCCGGTGGGCACCGCGGCCATTTCCTGAGCGACGACCTCAGCGAACAGATGGGCAGCTTCGCGCTGCTGCCGCAGGTGGTGAAGGCGGTGGACGTGCCGGTGATCGCCGCCGGCGGCATCGCCGATGCGCCCGGTGTGGCCGCTGCCATGGCGCTGGGCGCGGCCGGCGTGCAGGTGGGCACCGCCTACCTGCTGTGCAACGAATGCAGCACCAGCGCCGTGCACCGCGCGGCGCTGGTGCGCGACAGCGCAGCACACACGGCGCTGACGCGCCTGTTCACCGGTCGGCCGGCACGCGGCATCGTCAACCACCTGATGCGCGAACTGGGCGCCATGAGCGACGCCGCGCCCGCCTTCCCGCTGGCCACCGCCGCCATCGCGCCGCTGCGCGCCTGGGCCGAGGCCCGGGGCAGTGGCGATTTCAGCCCGCTGTGGGCAGGCCAGAACACGCGCGGCTGCCGTGCGGTGCCGGCCGCCCAGCTCACGCGTGAGCTGGTCCGGGGATTCGCCCAGGCCTGA
- a CDS encoding dihydroorotate dehydrogenase, subfamily 2 (PFAM: Dihydroorotate dehydrogenase~TIGRFAM: dihydroorotate dehydrogenase, subfamily 2) gives MALAPYSLARSFLFGLDAERAHELTLDSIAALQHTPARRLWRERRIADPVTVAGLKFPNRIGLAAGLDKNGRCIDGLGDMGFGFIEVGTVTPQPQPGNPKPRMFRLPEANALINRLGFNNEGLAAFLANVQRARRFRADGGVLGLNIGKNAVTPIESAVDDYLLALDGVYPHADYVTVNISSPNTKNLRALQSDEALDALLGALNQRREALKARHGRTVPMFLKIAPDLDETQVQVIAATLQKNHMDGVIATNTTISRDAVAGLPHADETGGLSGAPVREASNKVIRALRSALGPGFPIIGVGGVMSGEDARAKIAAGADLVQVYTGLIYRGPALVRECAAALKASPR, from the coding sequence ATGGCTTTGGCACCCTACTCCCTGGCGCGCAGCTTCCTGTTCGGGCTGGACGCCGAACGCGCCCACGAACTCACGCTCGACAGCATCGCGGCCCTGCAGCACACCCCCGCGCGGCGCCTGTGGCGCGAGCGCCGCATCGCCGACCCCGTCACCGTCGCAGGTCTGAAATTTCCCAACCGCATCGGCCTGGCCGCGGGGCTGGACAAGAACGGCCGCTGCATCGACGGCCTGGGCGACATGGGCTTCGGCTTCATCGAGGTGGGCACGGTCACGCCCCAGCCCCAGCCCGGCAACCCCAAGCCACGGATGTTCCGCCTGCCCGAGGCGAATGCGCTGATCAACCGCCTGGGTTTCAACAACGAAGGCCTGGCCGCCTTCCTGGCCAACGTGCAGCGCGCGCGGCGCTTCCGTGCCGACGGTGGGGTGCTGGGCCTGAACATCGGCAAGAACGCGGTCACGCCGATCGAAAGCGCGGTGGACGACTACCTGCTGGCGCTGGACGGTGTGTACCCGCATGCCGACTACGTCACCGTGAACATCTCCAGCCCCAACACCAAGAACCTGCGCGCATTGCAAAGCGACGAAGCGCTGGATGCGCTGCTGGGCGCCCTGAACCAGCGCCGTGAAGCGCTGAAGGCACGCCATGGCCGCACGGTGCCCATGTTCCTCAAGATCGCCCCCGACCTGGACGAAACCCAGGTGCAGGTGATCGCCGCCACGCTGCAGAAGAACCACATGGATGGCGTCATCGCCACCAACACCACCATCTCGCGCGACGCGGTGGCCGGCCTGCCCCATGCCGACGAAACTGGCGGCCTGTCCGGCGCGCCGGTGCGCGAAGCCAGCAACAAGGTGATCCGCGCGCTGCGCAGCGCGCTGGGCCCGGGCTTTCCCATCATCGGTGTGGGCGGCGTGATGAGCGGCGAGGACGCCCGCGCCAAGATCGCCGCCGGGGCCGACCTGGTGCAGGTCTACACCGGGCTCATCTACCGCGGCCCGGCCCTGGTGCGTGAATGCGCCGCGGCCCTGAAGGCGTCACCGCGCTGA
- a CDS encoding ribose 5-phosphate isomerase (PFAM: Ribose 5-phosphate isomerase A (phosphoriboisomerase A)~TIGRFAM: ribose 5-phosphate isomerase), with amino-acid sequence MNQDELKALVGRAALDHVVPGSVVGVGTGSTVNCFIDALAGMKDRIAGAVSSSDKSTQRLQALGIRVLDAGQVQRIPVYIDGADEIDGRGNMIKGGGAALTREKIVADLAERFVCIADASKRVDVLGAFALPVEVIAMAAPQVARRFAEQFGGTATLRAGVLTDNGHPLLDVKGLSITDPLAMETEVNQWPGVVCVGIFARHRASVCLLGTPQGVQTLRYD; translated from the coding sequence ATGAACCAAGACGAACTCAAGGCCCTGGTGGGCCGCGCCGCCCTGGACCACGTGGTGCCCGGCAGCGTGGTGGGCGTGGGCACCGGCAGCACGGTGAACTGCTTCATCGACGCGCTGGCCGGCATGAAGGACCGCATCGCCGGCGCCGTGTCCAGTTCGGACAAGAGCACCCAGCGGCTTCAAGCCCTCGGCATCCGCGTGCTGGACGCGGGCCAGGTGCAGCGCATCCCGGTGTACATCGACGGTGCCGACGAGATCGACGGCCGCGGCAACATGATCAAGGGCGGCGGTGCCGCGCTCACGCGCGAGAAGATCGTGGCCGACCTGGCCGAGCGCTTTGTCTGCATTGCCGATGCCAGCAAGCGCGTGGACGTGCTGGGTGCCTTTGCCTTGCCGGTGGAGGTGATCGCGATGGCGGCGCCGCAGGTGGCGCGCCGTTTCGCTGAACAGTTCGGCGGCACGGCCACGCTGCGCGCCGGTGTGCTCACCGACAACGGCCACCCCTTGCTGGACGTGAAGGGCTTGTCGATCACCGACCCGCTGGCGATGGAGACCGAAGTGAACCAGTGGCCCGGCGTGGTGTGCGTGGGCATCTTCGCCCGCCACCGCGCCAGCGTGTGCCTGCTGGGCACGCCGCAAGGCGTGCAGACCCTGCGCTACGACTGA
- a CDS encoding tRNA U-34 5-methylaminomethyl-2-thiouridine biosynthesis protein MnmC (PFAM: Protein of unknown function (DUF752); FAD dependent oxidoreductase~TIGRFAM: tRNA U-34 5-methylaminomethyl-2-thiouridine biosynthesis protein MnmC, C-terminal domain), with the protein MPHAQGHLRVPFVMGRPLNEAPALAPQQFLASLELPLRWRGRARFVVLDTGFDTGHNFLATWAAWRDDPQRPARLWFLAMDTQPPCTGETLQRAHTGSAWAALADELLAAWPPATPDIHRLVLDAGRVTLLLARGDAATMLPQWVAQVDALCLRDKPPGRAPRLARLAAPGATLLAHNTDASLREQLARDGFDLREVPGHPDHAAFTTGRFAPRFQAAPPPGRQAAAPCRSAIVIGAGLAGAATAHALAAQGVACTVLDAAPGPAQRTSGNAGGLFHGVVHAGDAPHARWFRACALLAERTLRPLVKTGQLPGAVDGLLRLEPALDLVVMQERLARAGLPADHVQALDGAAARALAGLGDLPGAAPGWFYPGGGWVSPAALTALLLQGEGIRCHFNAPVQQVAPRGGAWQAEVAGGDSYQADVLVLANAHDAARLAAPFCGNAWPATQRARGQVSLLPPSSSPGGQLARPLAGAGYALSLPDGTLLCGATTQDGDDDCTVREADHRINLDRLAQLTGWPLAGVDAATLPGRVGWRLLAPDRLPLLGPVPAATAGSARLDQPRRLPRVPGLYVHTALGSRGIAQSLLGAQVLASWISGAPVPLASALLDAVDVARFTARAARAARQS; encoded by the coding sequence ATGCCGCACGCACAAGGGCACCTCCGGGTGCCCTTTGTCATGGGGCGGCCCTTGAACGAAGCGCCAGCCCTGGCCCCGCAGCAGTTCCTGGCCAGCCTGGAACTGCCGCTACGCTGGCGCGGCCGCGCGCGCTTCGTGGTGCTGGACACCGGCTTCGACACCGGCCACAACTTCCTGGCGACCTGGGCGGCCTGGCGTGACGACCCGCAGCGGCCCGCGCGGCTGTGGTTCCTGGCCATGGACACCCAGCCGCCTTGCACAGGTGAAACGCTGCAGCGCGCCCACACGGGTTCAGCCTGGGCCGCGCTGGCCGACGAGTTGCTGGCCGCCTGGCCACCGGCCACGCCCGACATCCATCGCCTGGTGCTGGACGCCGGCCGCGTGACCCTGTTGCTGGCCCGTGGCGATGCGGCCACGATGCTGCCGCAATGGGTGGCCCAGGTGGACGCGTTGTGCCTGCGGGACAAACCGCCCGGGCGGGCGCCGCGCCTGGCGCGCCTGGCCGCTCCAGGCGCCACGCTGTTGGCGCACAACACCGACGCATCGCTGCGCGAGCAACTGGCGCGAGACGGTTTCGACTTGCGGGAGGTGCCCGGCCACCCGGACCACGCGGCATTCACCACAGGCCGTTTCGCCCCCCGCTTCCAGGCCGCACCGCCTCCCGGGCGCCAGGCCGCCGCGCCATGCCGCAGCGCCATCGTCATTGGCGCCGGCCTGGCTGGCGCGGCCACGGCCCACGCGCTGGCAGCCCAGGGCGTGGCCTGCACCGTGCTGGACGCTGCGCCCGGACCAGCCCAGCGCACATCGGGCAACGCCGGCGGCCTGTTCCATGGCGTCGTGCATGCGGGCGATGCCCCGCACGCACGCTGGTTCCGGGCCTGTGCCCTGCTGGCTGAAAGAACGCTGCGCCCGCTCGTGAAGACCGGCCAGCTGCCAGGCGCCGTGGACGGACTGCTGCGGCTGGAGCCAGCGCTGGACCTCGTGGTCATGCAGGAACGCCTGGCCCGCGCGGGCCTGCCTGCCGACCATGTGCAGGCGCTGGACGGTGCTGCGGCCAGGGCCTTGGCGGGCCTGGGTGATCTGCCGGGCGCGGCACCCGGCTGGTTCTACCCGGGTGGCGGCTGGGTCAGCCCGGCCGCGCTCACAGCCCTCTTGCTGCAAGGCGAGGGCATCCGCTGCCACTTCAACGCCCCCGTGCAACAGGTGGCACCGCGCGGCGGCGCCTGGCAGGCCGAGGTGGCCGGCGGCGACAGTTACCAGGCCGACGTGCTGGTGCTGGCCAACGCGCACGACGCGGCGCGCCTGGCTGCGCCCTTCTGCGGCAACGCCTGGCCGGCGACGCAGCGCGCAAGGGGGCAGGTGAGCCTGCTGCCACCATCGAGCTCGCCCGGCGGCCAACTGGCCCGTCCGCTGGCCGGCGCCGGCTACGCCCTCAGCCTGCCCGACGGCACGCTGCTGTGTGGCGCCACCACCCAAGACGGCGACGACGACTGCACCGTGCGCGAAGCCGACCACCGCATCAACCTGGACCGCCTGGCCCAACTCACCGGCTGGCCGTTGGCGGGCGTCGATGCCGCCACCCTGCCCGGCCGTGTCGGCTGGCGCCTGCTGGCGCCGGACCGGCTGCCGCTGCTGGGCCCGGTTCCCGCAGCCACCGCAGGGTCGGCGCGCCTGGACCAGCCGCGGCGCCTGCCGCGCGTGCCCGGCCTGTACGTGCACACCGCGCTCGGCTCGCGCGGCATCGCGCAAAGCCTGCTGGGCGCGCAAGTGCTGGCCAGTTGGATCAGCGGCGCGCCGGTGCCGCTGGCGTCCGCCCTGCTGGACGCGGTGGACGTGGCGCGGTTCACCGCGCGGGCGGCGCGGGCGGCGCGTCAGTCGTAG
- a CDS encoding translation elongation factor P (PFAM: Elongation factor P, C-terminal; Elongation factor P (EF-P) KOW-like domain; Elongation factor P (EF-P) OB domain~TIGRFAM: translation elongation factor P) — protein MKLAQEIRAGNVIMQGKDPMVVLKTEYSRGGRGAATVRMKMKNLLNASGAEVVFKADDKMDQVILEHKECTYSYFADPMYVFMDDEYNQFDIESENMGDAIQYLEDGMKVEVVFYDGKAISVEMPTSVVREVTWTEPAVKGDTSGKVLKPAKIATGFEIPVPIFVAQGDKIEIDTRTHEYRKRV, from the coding sequence ATGAAACTCGCCCAGGAAATCCGCGCCGGTAACGTCATCATGCAAGGCAAGGACCCGATGGTCGTGCTGAAGACCGAATACAGCCGCGGCGGTCGCGGTGCCGCCACCGTGCGCATGAAGATGAAGAACCTGCTGAACGCCTCCGGCGCCGAAGTGGTGTTCAAGGCCGACGACAAGATGGACCAGGTGATCCTGGAACACAAGGAGTGCACCTACTCCTACTTCGCCGACCCGATGTACGTCTTCATGGACGACGAGTACAACCAGTTCGACATCGAGTCCGAAAACATGGGCGACGCCATCCAGTACCTGGAAGACGGCATGAAGGTGGAAGTGGTGTTCTACGACGGCAAGGCCATCTCGGTGGAAATGCCCACCAGCGTGGTGCGCGAAGTGACCTGGACCGAACCCGCGGTCAAGGGTGACACGTCCGGCAAGGTGCTCAAGCCGGCCAAGATCGCCACCGGCTTCGAGATCCCGGTGCCCATCTTCGTGGCCCAGGGCGACAAGATCGAAATCGACACCCGCACGCACGAATACCGCAAGCGCGTCTGA
- a CDS encoding hypothetical protein, PP_1857 family (PFAM: Uncharacterized protein conserved in bacteria (DUF2331)~TIGRFAM: conserved hypothetical protein, PP_1857 family), whose protein sequence is MRPTPPAPTLRWDLFCRVIDNLGDAGVCWRLAADLAARGQTVRLWIDEPAPLGHIAPAGAPGVQVIPWTSTPPVVEPGDAVVEAFGCDPPPAFVQAMAAQRPAPAWVNLEYLSAEGYVERCHGLPSPQMAGPGRGLLKHFFYPGFTPHTGGLLREPGLIAACEAFDRDAWLVQQGWARLPGEEVVTLFCYDNPALPALLQALAMGPPRLLLAAQGAASHQVQRLLGAGLRSGSLRAVALPWLTQADFDRALWCADLNFVRGEDSFVRAQWAGAPFVWQIYPQDDGAHVSKLQAFLDRFLAGAPARVAGPVTAVWRTWNGLAPAGLAPALPRGRGWRTQAQAWRGQLLAQDDLVTQLLAFVLAQSGRPAEAG, encoded by the coding sequence ATGCGCCCAACGCCACCTGCACCCACCCTGCGCTGGGACCTGTTCTGCCGCGTCATCGACAACCTGGGCGATGCCGGCGTGTGCTGGCGCCTGGCGGCGGACCTGGCCGCGCGCGGGCAGACGGTGCGACTGTGGATCGACGAGCCGGCGCCGCTGGGTCACATCGCGCCCGCAGGCGCCCCGGGCGTGCAGGTGATCCCCTGGACCAGCACGCCGCCCGTGGTGGAGCCCGGCGACGCGGTGGTCGAGGCCTTCGGCTGCGACCCGCCACCGGCTTTCGTGCAGGCCATGGCCGCGCAAAGGCCCGCGCCGGCCTGGGTCAACCTGGAATACCTCAGCGCCGAGGGCTATGTGGAACGCTGCCACGGCCTGCCGTCGCCGCAGATGGCCGGCCCGGGACGCGGCTTGCTCAAGCACTTCTTCTACCCCGGCTTCACGCCCCATACCGGCGGCCTGTTGCGCGAACCTGGCCTGATCGCGGCGTGCGAAGCCTTCGACCGCGACGCCTGGCTGGTACAGCAAGGCTGGGCCCGCCTGCCGGGCGAAGAGGTCGTCACCCTGTTCTGCTACGACAACCCGGCCTTGCCGGCCCTGTTGCAGGCCCTGGCCATGGGGCCGCCCCGGCTGCTGCTTGCGGCGCAGGGCGCGGCCAGCCACCAGGTGCAGCGGTTGCTGGGCGCCGGACTGCGAAGCGGATCGCTGCGTGCCGTCGCCCTGCCCTGGCTGACGCAGGCCGACTTCGACCGCGCTCTGTGGTGCGCCGACCTGAACTTCGTGCGGGGTGAAGATTCCTTTGTCCGCGCCCAGTGGGCCGGGGCACCCTTTGTCTGGCAGATCTACCCGCAGGACGATGGCGCCCACGTGAGCAAGCTGCAAGCCTTCCTGGACCGATTCCTGGCCGGTGCCCCGGCCCGCGTGGCGGGCCCGGTGACGGCGGTGTGGCGGACCTGGAACGGCCTGGCGCCAGCGGGCCTGGCACCGGCCCTGCCCCGTGGCAGGGGCTGGCGAACCCAGGCCCAAGCCTGGCGCGGCCAGTTGCTGGCCCAGGACGATCTCGTGACGCAGTTGCTGGCCTTTGTGCTGGCGCAATCCGGGCGGCCCGCCGAAGCCGGCTAG
- a CDS encoding excinuclease ABC, C subunit (PFAM: UvrB/uvrC motif; UvrC Helix-hairpin-helix N-terminal; GIY-YIG catalytic domain~TIGRFAM: excinuclease ABC, C subunit) — protein MSEEPPPTRPEPVPAPESDAVRERLLAEVAALPVLPGVYRYFDAQGNLLYVGKARQLKKRVSSYFQKDHGGTRIGLMVARIVRMETTVVRSEAEALLLENNLIKSLNPKFNILFRDDKSYPYLKLVTHAFPRLAYYRGAVDRKHSYFGPYPGAWAVKETIQLLQKVFRLRTCEDTVFANRSRPCLLYQIRRCSGPCVGLVSPADYARDVDEAKTFLLGDSDGVIGSLQQRMQALSDALEFERAAQVRDQIAALSRVLHQQSMDESSLSARERDVDILAVRVQGGRACVNLAMVRGGRHLGDRAYFPAHVEEATAVALEQADELESAEASERLTPEQQVLEAFIAQHYLEHAPPPALVTSHAVDRSLLAALGQQTGVKMAAQHQPREQRRLWLEMAVKGCELALARLLAEEGSQRERTRALVDALDLGVDNLDTFRIECFDISHTAGEATQASCVVYENHAMRNAEYRRFNITDITGGDDYAAMRQVLTRRYAKLAEAAATGAARLPDLVLVDGGRGQVAMAREVFEELGLDLALIAGVEKGEGRKVGLEELVFADGRPKVHLGHDSAALMLVAQIRDEAHRFAITGMRARRAKVRTSGSKLEDVPGVGPKKRAKLLQRFGGVRGVTAASVDDLVGVDGISRELAEEIYRVLH, from the coding sequence ATGAGCGAGGAGCCCCCACCCACCCGCCCCGAACCCGTGCCCGCACCCGAGAGCGACGCGGTGCGCGAACGCCTGCTGGCGGAAGTGGCCGCGCTGCCGGTGCTGCCCGGCGTGTACCGCTACTTCGACGCCCAGGGCAACCTGCTGTACGTGGGCAAGGCGCGGCAACTGAAGAAGCGCGTGTCCAGCTACTTCCAGAAGGACCACGGCGGCACCCGCATCGGGCTGATGGTGGCGCGCATCGTGCGCATGGAAACCACCGTGGTGCGCAGCGAGGCCGAAGCCCTGCTGCTGGAAAACAACCTCATCAAGTCGCTGAACCCCAAGTTCAACATCCTGTTCCGCGACGACAAGAGCTACCCCTACCTGAAGCTCGTCACGCACGCCTTCCCGCGCCTGGCCTACTACCGCGGTGCGGTGGACCGCAAGCACAGCTACTTCGGTCCCTACCCGGGCGCCTGGGCGGTGAAGGAAACCATTCAGTTGTTGCAGAAGGTGTTCCGCCTGCGCACCTGCGAAGACACGGTGTTTGCCAACCGCTCGCGGCCCTGCCTGCTGTACCAGATCCGCCGCTGCTCGGGCCCCTGCGTGGGCCTGGTCAGCCCGGCCGATTACGCGCGCGATGTGGACGAGGCCAAGACCTTCCTGCTGGGCGATTCCGACGGCGTGATCGGTTCGCTGCAACAGCGCATGCAGGCGCTGTCCGATGCGCTGGAGTTCGAGCGCGCCGCCCAGGTGCGCGACCAGATCGCCGCGCTGTCGCGCGTGCTGCACCAGCAGAGCATGGACGAAAGCAGCCTGTCGGCGCGCGAGCGCGATGTGGACATCCTGGCCGTGCGGGTGCAAGGCGGTCGCGCCTGCGTGAACCTGGCCATGGTGCGAGGTGGCCGCCACCTGGGCGACCGCGCTTATTTTCCGGCCCACGTGGAAGAGGCCACCGCGGTGGCGCTGGAACAGGCCGATGAACTGGAGTCCGCCGAAGCCAGCGAGCGCCTCACGCCCGAGCAGCAGGTGCTGGAAGCCTTCATCGCCCAGCATTACCTGGAACACGCGCCGCCGCCCGCGCTGGTGACCAGCCACGCGGTGGACCGCAGCCTGCTGGCCGCCTTGGGCCAGCAGACCGGCGTGAAGATGGCCGCCCAGCACCAGCCGCGTGAACAGCGTCGGCTGTGGCTGGAGATGGCGGTCAAAGGCTGTGAGCTGGCGCTGGCGCGGCTGCTCGCCGAAGAAGGCTCGCAGCGCGAACGCACCCGCGCGCTGGTGGACGCGCTGGACCTGGGCGTGGACAACCTGGACACATTTCGTATCGAGTGTTTTGACATCAGCCACACGGCCGGTGAGGCCACCCAGGCATCGTGCGTGGTCTATGAAAACCACGCGATGCGCAACGCCGAGTACCGACGCTTCAACATCACCGACATCACCGGTGGCGATGACTACGCCGCCATGCGCCAGGTGCTGACGCGCCGTTATGCCAAGCTGGCCGAGGCCGCCGCCACCGGTGCCGCCCGCCTGCCGGACCTTGTGCTGGTGGACGGCGGCCGTGGCCAGGTGGCCATGGCGCGCGAGGTGTTCGAGGAACTGGGCCTGGACCTGGCCTTGATCGCCGGGGTTGAGAAAGGCGAAGGCCGCAAGGTGGGCCTGGAAGAACTGGTGTTTGCCGACGGCCGGCCCAAGGTGCATTTGGGCCATGACTCGGCCGCGCTGATGCTGGTGGCGCAAATTCGCGACGAGGCGCATCGCTTTGCCATCACCGGCATGCGCGCCCGGCGTGCCAAGGTGCGCACTTCGGGCAGCAAGCTGGAAGACGTGCCCGGCGTGGGCCCGAAAAAGCGGGCCAAACTGCTGCAGCGTTTTGGCGGCGTGCGTGGTGTCACGGCCGCCAGCGTGGACGACCTCGTCGGCGTGGACGGGATTTCAAGAGAACTGGCAGAGGAGATCTATCGTGTCCTGCACTGA
- a CDS encoding CDP-diacylglycerol--glycerol-3-phosphate 3-phosphatidyltransferase (PFAM: CDP-alcohol phosphatidyltransferase~TIGRFAM: CDP-diacylglycerol--glycerol-3-phosphate 3-phosphatidyltransferase), giving the protein MFFTVPTLITWARIAAIPLIVGVFYLPLDVATRNLVATVLFVAFALTDWLDGYLARRMNQTSTFGAFLDPVADKFLVCAALLVLVELGRAHALVALVIIGREIAISALREWMAQIGASRSVAVHMLGKVKTATQMVSIPFLLYDMPLLGLLDTHRWGTWLLYVSAVLTIWSMIYYLQKALPEIRAKAR; this is encoded by the coding sequence ATGTTCTTCACGGTTCCGACGCTCATCACCTGGGCCCGCATCGCGGCGATTCCCTTGATCGTCGGCGTGTTCTACCTGCCCTTGGACGTGGCCACACGCAACCTGGTGGCCACCGTGCTGTTCGTGGCCTTTGCGCTGACCGACTGGCTGGACGGCTACCTGGCGCGCCGCATGAACCAGACGTCCACCTTCGGCGCCTTCCTGGACCCGGTGGCCGACAAGTTCCTGGTCTGCGCCGCGCTGCTGGTGCTGGTGGAACTGGGGCGCGCGCATGCATTGGTGGCGCTGGTGATCATCGGCCGCGAAATCGCCATTTCGGCCCTGCGTGAATGGATGGCCCAGATCGGCGCGTCGCGCAGCGTGGCGGTGCACATGCTGGGCAAGGTGAAAACGGCCACGCAGATGGTGTCGATTCCCTTCCTCCTGTACGACATGCCGCTGCTGGGCCTGCTGGACACGCACCGCTGGGGCACCTGGCTGCTGTACGTGTCCGCGGTGCTGACCATCTGGTCGATGATTTACTACCTGCAAAAGGCATTGCCGGAGATTCGCGCCAAGGCGCGCTGA
- a CDS encoding DMT(drug/metabolite transporter) superfamily permease (PFAM: EamA-like transporter family): MLASRDRALEEPARDRALVGAMPWVFVLIWSTGFVVARYGMPHAPPFGFLAWRYALSLLALGLWIALARAPWPRERGQWAHLAATGCLMHAGYLGGVWAAVKHGIPAGTVALIVGLQPLLTAAWVSLTSPTHRLQWRQWLGLLLGLGGLVLVVWRRMQGGEVTSLNLGLSVAALFSITAGTLYQKRFVQPLDVRSASFIQLCAALLVSLPVALMETEPVRWHPQLLGALAWSVGVLTLGGSSLLYLLIQRGAATVVASLMYLVPPCTALLAWLLFNEVMTWTMAAGMAVTVMGVGLAVHGSHPKALISSPKHPLNAQGSRGESA; encoded by the coding sequence ATGCTTGCATCGCGCGACCGCGCCTTGGAGGAGCCAGCGCGCGACCGCGCGCTGGTGGGCGCCATGCCCTGGGTGTTCGTGCTGATCTGGAGCACCGGCTTCGTGGTGGCGCGCTACGGCATGCCGCATGCGCCGCCCTTCGGCTTCCTGGCCTGGCGCTACGCCTTGTCGCTGCTGGCGCTGGGCCTGTGGATCGCGCTGGCACGCGCCCCGTGGCCGCGCGAGCGCGGGCAATGGGCGCACCTGGCCGCCACCGGCTGCTTGATGCATGCCGGCTACCTGGGCGGCGTGTGGGCCGCGGTGAAGCACGGCATTCCCGCCGGCACGGTGGCGCTGATCGTCGGGCTGCAGCCGCTGCTGACCGCGGCCTGGGTCAGCCTGACGTCGCCAACCCATCGGCTGCAATGGCGCCAGTGGCTGGGGCTGCTGCTGGGCCTGGGTGGCTTGGTGCTGGTGGTGTGGCGGCGCATGCAGGGCGGCGAGGTCACCTCGCTGAACCTGGGGCTGTCGGTGGCGGCGCTCTTTTCCATCACCGCGGGCACCCTGTACCAGAAGCGCTTCGTGCAGCCGCTGGACGTGCGCAGCGCCAGCTTCATCCAGCTGTGTGCGGCACTTCTGGTGAGCCTGCCGGTGGCACTGATGGAAACCGAACCGGTGCGCTGGCACCCGCAGTTGCTGGGGGCCCTGGCCTGGTCGGTGGGCGTGCTCACGCTGGGCGGCAGTTCGTTGCTGTACCTGTTGATCCAGCGCGGTGCGGCCACCGTGGTGGCCAGCCTCATGTACCTGGTGCCGCCTTGCACGGCCTTGCTGGCTTGGTTGCTGTTCAACGAGGTGATGACATGGACCATGGCGGCCGGCATGGCGGTCACGGTGATGGGGGTGGGCCTGGCGGTTCACGGCTCGCACCCCAAGGCACTCATTTCGTCACCGAAGCACCCCCTGAATGCGCAGGGTTCACGAGGGGAATCCGCATAG